A window from Vigna angularis cultivar LongXiaoDou No.4 chromosome 7, ASM1680809v1, whole genome shotgun sequence encodes these proteins:
- the LOC108338565 gene encoding ubiquitin C-terminal hydrolase 22: protein MEMFLRNPLYTNPEPCQHLAEYKLKHGFNGYKAIQKLLVTSPIGKTSVKKPKAVPRCSFCNGCEGRFYLCLICSSFSCLDHTILHSQSEIGHAVFVDIERAELYCGVCCDQLYDPDFDRVVMSKHSMGLTSGATGNESIGQRLIKRRRLISGVGLNFQKSKCGVSTKDMRAKSCYPMGLRGLNNLGSTCFMNSVLQVLLHAPPVREYFLSGGHRLEACHRRRTTDLMCLLCEVNAIFSAVYSGDQNPYTPAQFLYSWWQHSANLASYEQQDAHEFFISMLDAIHEKEGKSRNGSKGNEDCQCIAHRVFYGLLRSDVTCMTCGFTSTTYDPCVDISLNLNTSVSSTEKGKKLNKRNDDGSLSTLSGCLDLFTRPEKLGSDQKLYCQNCQEKQDSLKQMSIRKLPLVLSLHVKRFEHSLVKKSSRKIDRYLHFPFSLDLSPYLSSSILRARYGNRIYSFGGDESDMFSEFEIFAVVTHSGTLESGHYVSFVRIRNQWYKCDDAWITEVDEATVRASQCYMIFYAQKTLYNKANEDQSHAPNSPGRELYFPIAGCC, encoded by the exons ATGGAAATGTTCTTAAGAAACCCTTTATACACAAACCCAGAACCTTGTCAGCACCTTGCTGAGTACAAGCTCAAACATGGTTTCAATGGCTACAAAGCCATCCAAAAGCTCCTTGTGACATCCCCTATTGGGAAAACCAGTGTGAAGAAACCCAAGGCGGTACCCAGATGCAGTTTCTGTAATGGCTGTGAAGGGCGGTTCTATTTGTGTCTGATTTGCTCTTCATTCTCATGTTTGGATCACACCATTTTGCACTCTCAGTCAGAAATTGGCCATGCTGTTTTTGTGGACATTGAAAGGGCTGAACTTTATTGTGGGGTGTGCTGTGATCAGTTGTATGACCCTGATTTTGATCGAGTTGTGATGTCTAAGCACTCAATGGGGTTGACAAGTGGTGCCACTGGGAATGAAAGCATTGGGCAGAGGTTGATCAAGAGGAGGAGATTGATTTCTGGGGTTGGGTTGAATTTTCAGAAATCTAAGTGTGGAGTTTCCACCAAGGATATGAGAGCTAAATCATGTTATCCTATGGGGTTGAGGGGATTGAACAATCTGGGTAGCACGTGTTTCATGAATTCTGTGCTCCAAGTGTTGCTTCATGCTCCTCCTGTCAGGGAGTATTTCCTTAGTGGTGGACACAGATTGGAAGCTTGTCATCGTAGAAGAACCACAGATCTGATGTGTTTGCTTTGTGAAGTCAATGCTATTTTTTCAGCTGTGTACTCCGGGGATCAGAATCCATATACTCCTGCTCAGTTTCTATACAG CTGGTGGCAGCATTCAGCAAATTTAGCGAGTTATGAACAGCAGGATGCTCACGAGTTTTTCATTTCGATGTTAGATGCAATCCATGAGAAAGAGGGCAAATCAAGAAATGGAAGCAAAG GTAACGAAGACTGTCAATGCATTGCTCATAGGGTGTTCTATGGGTTATTGAGATCAGATGTTACGTGCATGACCTGTGGATTCACCTCAACAACCTATGATCCTTGTGTTGACATTTCACTTAACTTGAACACCAGTGTCTCTTCAACAGAAAAGGGTAAAAAGCTTAACAAACGGAATGACGATGGAAGTCTGTCTACACTTTCAGGTTGTTTAGATTTGTTCACAAGGCCAGAGAAGTTGGGGTCAGACCAGAAACTTTACTGCCAGAATTGTCAGGAAAAGCAAGACTCTTTGAAGCAAATGTCCATTAGAAAGCTTCCATTAGTACTTAGTTTACATGTGAAACGATTTGAGCACTCTTTAGTCAAAAAGTCTTCAAGAAAAATAGACCGCTACCTACACTTCCCATTTTCCTTAGACTTGTCTCCATATTTGTCCTCCTCAATCCTCAGAGCCAGATATGGAAATAGAATTTATTCTTTTGGGGGTGATGAATCAGATATGTTTTCTGAGTTTGAAATTTTTGCTGTGGTGACTCATTCGGGTACGCTTGAATCCGGCCATTATGTTTCGTTCGTGCGTATAAGGAATCAATGGTACAAAtgtgatgatgcttggataacTGAGGTTGATGAAGCTACAGTTAGAGCTTCACAGTGTTACATGATTTTCTATGCTCAGAAAACTTTGTACAATAAAGCAAATGAAGACCAGAGTCACGCTCCAAATTCCCCTGGAAGAGAGCTATATTTTCCTATTGCTGGTTGTTGCTAG